In the Hylaeus volcanicus isolate JK05 chromosome 1, UHH_iyHylVolc1.0_haploid, whole genome shotgun sequence genome, one interval contains:
- the LOC128872292 gene encoding circadian locomoter output cycles protein kaput isoform X1 → MASYSRGPSSRQSDDTMDDDIDDKDDTKRKSRNLSEKKRRDQFNMLVNELGSMVGSNARKMDKSTVLKSTILFLKNHNEIAVRSRVHEIQEDWKPSFLSNEEFTHLILEALDGFIMVFSSSGRIYYVSESVTSLLGYLPNELENTTIYDITYQDDQSPLYNVLLNPANTKDRRNIKKEDQISFSCHIKRGGLNIQENPIYELVQFVGYFRSDVDAEVDNLIPNTKFGNTGGMDMKLVFVGTGRLHTPQLIRELSVMDNTKSEFTSRHSLEWKFLFLDHRAPPIIGYLPFEVLGTSGYDYYHVDDLDKVVTCHESLSFAVMQKGEGTSCYYRFLTKGQQWIWLQTRFYITYNQWNSKPEFIVCTHYVVSYIDVIKELRKESVSFGKDQGQSVLMAVKQQQKLCEQVTTSASCPVPSTQWPSKSSKATKPVASNTRLRYHVESSDSSSMSTSIQSSPHSQVTHVSRSKGTPASNSLPSKGQIGQIGQIGQIGQIGQIDNRQHQQQQTQQQPQFEVDQSCVGFMEQTQYATINLQPVVSTGFTTPTAPIVSTIPAHEMLHQQGIVMTPAQNQIQDELQRKHEELQQLIVHQQEELRRVSEQLFIARYGILSPLLNAGIPYNTTNKCQQINRCNTNNTNAQLSTTSSVQGVNVLSLPITVPVPIVPTELFSHPLPVSPVPTVSTTAQGNVGVGTMIQPQGPAQQNANPPDLVPFQICPHQTDILYNDMEPPSNQQQRPSQN, encoded by the exons ATGGCGAGTTATTCGCGAGGACCCTCGTCTCGACAATCCGA TGACACAATGGACGATGACATCGACGATAAGGATGACACAAAGCG AAAATCCCGGAATTTGAGCGAGAAGAAGCGCCGGGATCAGTTCAATATGCTCGTAAACGAACTTGGTAGCATGGTTGGTTCAAACGCAAGGAAAATGGACAAATCTACCGTATTAAAATCAACGATATTATTCCTGAAAAACCATAACG AAATAGCTGTACGATCAAGGGTGCACGAAATACAGGAAGATTGGAAACCGTCTTTTCTATCGAACGAAGAATTCACGCATCTCATATTAGAG GCTCTGGACGGTTTTATAATGGTATTTTCTTCAAGCGGGCGCATTTATTATGTGTCTGAAAGTGTTACATCTCTACTTGGGTATCTTCCAAACGAGCTGGAAAACACGACCATCTATGATATTACTTATCAGGACGACCAATCTCCTCTTTACAACGTTCTACTGAATCCTGCCAACACAAAAGACCgacgaaacattaaaaagG AGGATCAAATATCTTTCTCGTGTCACATTAAAAGGGGTGGATTAAACATCCAGGAAAACCCAATATACGAACTCGTACAATTTGTTGGATATTTTC GTTCTGACGTTGATGCAGAAGTGGATAACTTGATTCCAAACACAAAGTTCGGTAATACCGGTGGAATGGACATGAA ATTAGTTTTCGTGGGTACAGGACGTCTTCATACGCCTCAGTTGATCAGAGAACTATCGGTAATGGACAACACAAAGTCAGAGTTCACTTCCCGTCACAGCCTCGAGtggaaatttctatttctggATCATCGAGCACCACCGATCATCGGATATCTACCGTTCGAGGTGTTGGGCACGTCTGGCTACGATTACTATCACGTGGACGATTTGGACAAAGTTGTCACGTGCCACGAGTCGC TCTCGTTTGCAGTGATGCAGAAAGGCGAAGGAACCTCCTGCTATTACAGATTCCTTACGAAAGGTCAGCAGTGGATATGGTTGCAGACTAGATTCTACATTACGTACAACCAATGGAATTCGAAGCCTGAATTCATCGTGTGCACGCATTACGTGGTTAGTTACATCGATGTAATTAAAGAATTGCGTAAGGAATCGGTGAGCTTCGGCAAGGATCAGGGCCAAAGTGTGCTGATGGCGGTGAAGCAACAACAG AAATTATGCGAGCAGGTGACGACGTCGGCGTCTTGTCCTGTTCCATCGACGCAATGGCCGTCAAAATCGTCCAAAGCAACGAAGCCGGTGGCGTCGAACACGCGATTACGGTATCACGTCGAAAGTTCCGACAGCTCTTCGATGTCCACGTCTATACAAAGTTCTCCACACTCGCAGGTAACGCACGTCTCGCGGTCGAAAGGCACCCCCGCGAGCAATTCGTTACCGTCAAAGGGCCAAATCGGCCAAATCGGCCAAATCGGCCAAATCGGCCAAATCGGCCAAATCGACAACAGACAACACCAACAACAGCAAACTCAGCAACAACCTCAGTTCGAGGTAGATCAGAGTTGCGTCGGCTTCATGGAACAGACGCAATACGCGACGATTAACTTGCAACCAGTGGTCAGCACAGGTTTTACAACGCCAACTGCGCCGATCGTTTCAACCATACCGGCCCACGAG ATGTTACATCAGCAAGGTATCGTGATGACTCCGGCACAGAATCAAATTCAAGACGAGCTTCAACGCAAGCACGAGGAACTGCAGCAGCTGATAGTTCATCAGCAGGAGGAACTCAGAAGAGTCTCGGAACAATTGTTTATCGCTAGATACGGAATTTTGTCGCCCCTACTCAAT GCTGGTATACCATACAATACTACAAACAAGTGCCAACAAATAAATCGATGCAACACCAACAATACAAACGCGCAGTTGTCCACGACGAGCAGCGTGCAGGGTGTAAACGTTCTCTCATTGCCGATTACCGTCCCGGTCCCTATAGTGCCAacggaattattttctcaccCGTTACCAGTCAGTCCAGTACCAACGGTATCGACCACAGCACAAGgaaacgtcggcgtcggtacGATGATTCAACCGCAGGGACCTGCGCAGCAAAATGCTAATCCTCCCGATCTCGTGCCTTTCCAAATCTGCCCCCACCAAACAGACATCCTGTACAACGACATGGAACCACCCTCGAATCAGCAACAGAGGCCTTCTCAGAACTGA